In the Fusarium oxysporum f. sp. lycopersici 4287 chromosome 9, whole genome shotgun sequence genome, one interval contains:
- a CDS encoding hypothetical protein (At least one base has a quality score < 10), translating into MSAIQNVAIVGAGGHIGGAFAKALIQAGNHVVTALSRFDSKSQLPMGANIIKVNYEDGSTS; encoded by the exons ATGTCCGCTATTCAGAATGTTGCTATAGTTGGG GCTGGCGGTCACATCGGAGGCGCTTTCGCCAAAGCCCTGATCCAGGCTGGCAACCATGTGGTGACGGCATTATCCCGCTTTGATAGCAAGAGTCAGCTGCCCATGGGTGCCAATATCATCAAGGTCAACTACGAGGAC GGCAGCACTTCTTAG
- a CDS encoding biphenyl-2,3-diol 1,2-dioxygenase, with the protein MSRPLAIAKVIDHLVLTYNNVSITAEWYAKYLGMKIETFTSPSDPYSIPRTALKFGTHKFNLHQQGKEFEPKASSSLPGTADICFIV; encoded by the coding sequence ATGTCTCGACCATTAGCCATTGCCAAGGTTATTGACCATCTCGTCCTCACTTATAACAACGTATCTATTACGGCCGAGTGGTATGCCAAGTATCTCGGCATGAAAATAGAGACCTTTACCTCACCTAGCGACCCTTATTCCATCCCACGAACTGCCTTGAAGTTCGGCACGCACAAGTTCAACCTGCACCAGCAGGGTAAAGAGTTTGAACCCAAGGCATCTAGTTCTCTACCTGGCACTGCGGACATCTGCTTCATAGTCTAA
- a CDS encoding hypothetical protein (At least one base has a quality score < 10), producing the protein MKDFEYNVQTNRVVFASGSIRKLPAEIKRLQVSRPLLLCTPGKSRLADQLSAIIKDASIDVAGIFPYATAHTPTSVTEQGTVFLGSVSADCVVSIGGGSVIGLGKAISIRSGVPHICIPTTYSGSEMTPILGETQDGLKTTRSDPKILPAVVIYDVDFTLTLPPIICSTSGINAIAHAIEALYAPNANPINSILALEGIKSLAEALPQIVENPNSKAPRDQALYGAWLCGTALGNSSMGLHHKICHVLGGSCGLPHAETHTVMLPHSLSYNAPCIPEQMAKLAAVLPGSDGDALKGLDLLLGKLPVPHGLKELGMKESDIERAAQIATSNQYPNPRPLEFKWVFELLRRAWAGEPGKANLQ; encoded by the coding sequence ATGAAAGACTTTGAGTACAATGTCCAGACAAACCGGGTTGTCTTTGCTTCCGGCAGTATCAGAAAACTCCCAGCCGAGATCAAGCGCCTTCAGGTTTCCCGACCACTCCTCCTTTGTACGCCTGGGAAGAGCCGCCTCGCAGATCAACTGTCTGCTATCATCAAAGATGCTTCTATAGATGTTGCTGGTATCTTTCCCTACGCGACAGCACACACCCCAACATCGGTAACAGAGCAAGGAACTGTCTTTCTGGGCTCTGTATCAGCAGACTGCGTTGTTTCTATCGGCGGAGGATCGGTGATTGGACTCGGAAAGGCCATCTCTATCCGTTCAGGGGTACCTCACATCTGCATTCCAACGACTTATTCGGGCTCGGAAATGACTCCCATTCTCGGCGAAACGCAAGACGGCCTCAAAACTACTCGATCTGACCCTAAGATCCTGCCTGCTGTAGTCATCTACGATGTGGACTTCACCTTAACCTTACCACCTATAATCTGCAGCACATCCGGAATCAACGCAATCGCCCACGCAATTGAGGCACTCTACGCCCCAAATGCCAACCCAATCAATTCTATACTTGCCCTTGAAGGCATAAAATCATTGGCTGAAGCTCTGCCTCAAATTGTCGAAAACCCCAACTCTAAGGCTCCTCGAGATCAGGCTCTGTATGGTGCATGGCTTTGTGGTACAGCCCTAGGTAACTCATCAATGGGACTCCATCACAAAATCTGCCATGTGCTCGGTGGATCGTGTGGACTTCCTCATGCTGAAACGCACACTGTTATGCTTCCCCATTCCTTGTCTTACAATGCACCCTGTATCCCTGAACAGATGGCCAAACTAGCCGCTGTTCTCCCCGGAAGCGACGGGGATGCGCTGAAAGGATTAGACTTACTATTGGGAAAGCTGCCAGTACCCCACGGATTAAAGGAGTTGGGAATGAAAGAAAGTGACATTGAGAGAGCAGCTCAGATTGCCACAAGTAACCAATACCCCAATCCGCGACCTTTGGAGTTCAAATGGGTTTTTGAACTACTGCGGCGAGCTTGGGCTGGGGAGCCTGGAAAAGCAAATTTACAGTAA